One window of the Epinephelus moara isolate mb chromosome 22, YSFRI_EMoa_1.0, whole genome shotgun sequence genome contains the following:
- the si:dkey-166k12.1 gene encoding solute carrier family 22 member 6-B, whose translation MNFDQILSAVGGFGKYQKILYVWICLPQVLLAFHMMVSIFTGSTPPHHCRDSSISVTGNQSSFPDTLSLNFSLSDPSRCFSEVLQDNRTERVPCGHGWVYSQETFQSTTVTEWDLVCDKAGLNSLGSSVYMFGLLVGSVLFGAMADRYGRRLILLLSIALQTVFGVAVAFAPNFPVYVILRFIVGTTISGVIINAFVLGTEWTCTKRRMLAGIITDYAFGLGYMLLAGIAYLIRDWRKLQLAISAPGFLLIFYIWVLPQSARWLLANNRREEAIALLRKAALVNGRVLPPAVQVEKCQILSEGKRSHSAVDLVRTPQMRKRALILFYIWFVNVLVYYGLSLGVSRLGTNLYLTQFVFGLVEIPARTLVLLVLPFSRRLSQSGFLAVGGLACLLMLAVPADHPSVLTALAMAGKFGITASFAVIYVYTAEIFPTVLRQTGIGVSCMFARMGGVLAPVINMLHNHSPTTPLVIFGMSPLLGAVLALALPETADRPLPDTVEEAESWDTRSKENPEMSEDMSQSARSAERQEMRLTSQA comes from the exons ATGAATTTCGACCAGATCCTGTCTGCCGTCGGAGGCTTCGGGAAGTATCAGAAGATCCTGTACGTGTGGATCTGTTTGCCTCAGGTCCTCCTCGCCTTCCACATGATGGTGAGCATCTTCACCGGATCCACGCCGCCTCACCACTGCCGGGACAGCTCCATCTCAGTGACCGGGAATCAGTCCTCCTTCCCGGATACACTGAGCCTCAACTTCAGCCTGTCGGATCCCTCCCGCTGCTTCTCTGAGGTCCTGCAGGACAACCGGACCGAGCGCGTCCCGTGTGGCCACGGATGGGTGTACAGCCAGGAGACCTTCCAGAGCACAACAGTCACAGAG TGGGACCTGGTGTGCGACAAAGCCGGACTGAACAGTCTGGGTTCGTCTGTCTACATGTTCGGCCTGTTGGTGGGATCGGTGCTGTTTGGAGCCATGGCTGACAG GTACGGCCGACGTCTCATCCTGCTGCTGTCCATCGCTCTGCAGACTGTGTTTGGAGTCGCCGTGGCGTTTGCACCCAACTTCCCCGTCTATGTGATTCTTCGCTTTATAGTCGGCACCACCATATCCGGAGTCATCATCAATGCCTTTGTACTTG GCACTGAATGGACGTGCACCAAGAGACGCATGCTAGCAGGTATCATCACCGACTATGCGTTTGGTCTGGGCTACATGCTGCTAGCAGGCATAGCGTACTTGATACGAGACTGGAGGAAGTTGCAGCTGGCGATATCAGCCCCGGGCTTCCTGCTCATCTTCTACATATG GGTGCTCCCTCAGTCTGCCAGATGGTTGTTGGCCAACAACAGGAGGGAGGAAGCCATCGCACTCCTCCGCAAGGCAGCACTGGTTAACGGCCGGGTCTTACCTCCTGCTGTACAA GTTGAAAAGTGTCAGATTCTAAGTGAAGGGAAGCGAAGTCACTCAGCTGTGGATCTCGTACGAACACCTCAGATGAGGAAGAGGGCTCTCATCTTATTCTACATCTG GTTTGTGAATGTGCTGGTGTATTACGGCCTCTCTCTGGGCGTGTCCAGGTTGGGGACAAACCTCTACCTGACCCAGTTTGTGTTCGGGCTGGTTGAGATCCCAGCTCGTACCCTCGTCCTGCTCGTCCTGCCCTTCAGTCGCCGACTCTCCCAAAGTGGATTCCTGGCTGTTGGAGGTCTCGCCTGTCTGCTCATGCTGGCTGTGCCTGCAG ATCATCCCAGCGTCCTGACTGCTCTTGCCATGGCGGGGAAGTTTGGTATAACAGCTTCCTTTGCTGTAATCTATGTGTACACTGCTGAGATATTCCCCACGGTGCTTCG GCAAACAGGGATAGGTGTGTCCTGTATGTTCGCGAGGATGGGCGGTGTGTTAGCTCCCGTTATAAACATGCTCCATAACCACAGCCCCACCACACCTCTGGTCATCTTCGGTATGTCCCCGCTGCTGGGTGCTGTCCTGGCCTTGGCCCTGCCCGAAACTGCCGACAGACCTCTGCCTGACACAGTGGAGGAAGCAGAGAGCTGGGACACCAG GAGCAAGGAGAACCCTGAGATGTCTGAGGATATGAGCCAATCAGCCAGAAGCGCGGAGCGGCAGGAGATGCGTCTAACAAGCCAGGCCTGA